A single Dreissena polymorpha isolate Duluth1 chromosome 14, UMN_Dpol_1.0, whole genome shotgun sequence DNA region contains:
- the LOC127857393 gene encoding uncharacterized protein LOC127857393, with amino-acid sequence MSYIEDLLKFSEALNKEELAEYYRLRNELVDEYADDVLEAELVVLGIEAVSKYEITPRDFMSGTSPASVYIEVLQERSVIDCFNRMTRFMPGCGSSEDRASYHRYVFDSKCATTIIFTPNADDFNTNDPDVWVLIEYRDLVIRSIVYPKSPEPVNDRISIIERDTTSSSASHGLCSTDSDRSSTESSSSEVSTNACGGSNYSFTSHRVRRSIFLMEDIRISSSYLDTSSSSSVTSL; translated from the exons ATGAGTTATATTGAAGACCTTCTTAAATTTTCTGAGGCGCTCAACAAAGAAGAGCTCGCCGAATATTACAGACTGAGGAACGAGCTGGTGGACGAGTACGCCGATGACGTTCTAGAAGCCGAGCTCGTCGTGCTGGGGATCGAGGCGGTCTCCAAATACGAGATAACGCCTCGTGACTTCATGTCTGGAACGTCACCGGCGTCTGTCTATATAGAAGTCCTGCAGGAACGTTCCGTGATTGATTGCTTCAACCGGATGACAAGATTCATGCCAGGTTGTGGCAGCTCCGAG GATCGCGCATCATACCATCGATACGTTTTTGATTCGAAGTGTGCAACTACGATCATCTTTACACCGAACGCAGATGATTTCAACACCAACGATCCTGATGTCTGGGTGTTGATCGAATACCGAGACTTGGTCATCCGGTCGATCGTTTATCCAAAAAGTCCGGAGCCTGTCAATGACAGAATCTCGATTATTGAAAGAGACACTACCAGCAGCTCAGCCTCGCACGGTCTTTGCTCAACTGATTCCGACAGGAGCTCCACTGAAAGTTCGTCGTCGGAAGTCTCGACGAACGCTTGCGGAGGGTCGAATTATAGTTTCACGAGTCACAGGGTGAGAAGAAGCATTTTTCTTATGGAGGACATACGAATCTCTTCCAGCTATTTAGACACCAGTTCTTCTTCCTCTGTAACTTCCTTGTAA